One window from the genome of Chaetodon trifascialis isolate fChaTrf1 chromosome 20, fChaTrf1.hap1, whole genome shotgun sequence encodes:
- the dnajc21 gene encoding dnaJ homolog subfamily C member 21 isoform X1, whose protein sequence is MKCHYEILGVKRDAGDDDLKKAYRKLALKWHPDKNLDNAEEAAEQFKLIQAAYDVLSDPQERAWYDNHREALLKGGLSGDYEDDSIDLLQYFTVTCYSGYGDDEKGFYTVYRNLFESIVKEEMEHGTVDDEEEEEEFPPFGDSQSDYDTVVHVFYGFWQSFCTRKNFAWKEEYDTRQASNRWEKRAMEKENKKTREKARKERNELVRQLVAFVRKRDRRVQAHRKLVEEQNAEKIKKMEELRRKQKLSQAKLAEEYKEQSWAAMSELEKELQQIEAQYGEEFGDASESEEEENSEEGGDAEQPDGDELTIDYYDDLYCPACDKSFKSDKAMKNHEKSKKHREMVALLRQQLEEEENSLGLNQEGREEENEQEEKEEEEEEEEEDKPRQKLSKKQKRKKKQQKVAHQSPPEEEEEEEKPALTTCEEDAPEKSADPTEPEKEDDLPPAEVKSSGKPKGKKGGGKDKPKNVKSNTGGQVPEKEVNLCCVTCNHEFPTRNKLFDHLKASGHASALSSNAAHGSVSKSKKDKKKNR, encoded by the exons ATGAAGTGTCACTACGAAATCTTGGGTGTGAAAAGAGACGCAGGAGACGACGATTTGAAGAAAGCTTATCGTAAATTAGCACTGAAATGGCATCCAG ATAAAAACTTGGACAATGCCGAGGAGGCGGCGGAGCAGTTCAAGCTGATTCAGGCAGCTTATGATGTCTTGAGTGATCCACAGGAGAGAGCTTG GTATGACAATCACAGGGAGGCTCTGCTGAAAGGAGGACTGAGTGGAGACTATGAAGACGACAGCATTGACCTGCTGCAGTATTTCACCGTCACCTGCTACTCTGGCTACGGAGATGACGAGAag GGCTTTTACACAGTCTACAGAAATCTCTTTGAGTCCATTGTTAAGGAGGAGATGGAGCACGGCACGGTggacgatgaagaggaggaggaggagtttccTCCCTTTGGAGACTCTCAGAGTGACTATGATACC GTGGTGCACGTGTTTTACGGCTTCTGGCAGAGCTTCTGCACTCGTAAAAACTTTGCCTGGAAGGAGGAGTACGATACAAGGCAGGCCTCCAACCGCTGGGAGAAAAGGGCCATGGAGAAGGAGAACAAgaagaccagagagaaggcTCGGAAGGAGCGCAACGAGCTCGTGCGACAGCTCGTGGCTTTTGTCCGCAAGCGTGACCGCCGTGTGCAGGCCCACAGgaagctggtggaggagcagaATGCTGAGAAGATCAAGAaaatggaggagctgaggcGGAAGCAGAAACTCAGCCAGGCCAA ACTGGCAGAGGAGTACAAGGAGCAGAGCTGGGCGGCCATGTCTGAGCTtgagaaggagctgcagcagatagAGGCTCAGTACGGAGAGGAGTTCGGAGATGCatcagagagtgaggaagaagagaacagTGAAGAGGGAGGAG ATGCGGAGCAGCCCGATGGAGACGAGCTGACAATCGACTATTATGATGATCTGTACTGCCCAGCCTGTGACAAGTCCTTCAAATCAGATAAAGC TATGAAAAACCATGAAAAATCCAAAAAGCACCGGGAGATGGTGGCGTTGCTGCGGCAACagctggaagaagaagagaattCACTTGGTTTGAAccaggagggaagagaggaggaaaatgagcaggaggagaaggaggaggaggaggaagaggaggaggaagacaagcCAAGGCAAAA GCTGTCCaaaaagcagaagaggaaaaagaaacagcagaaagtagCACAT CAGAGTcctccagaggaggaggaggaggaggagaaaccgGCGCTGACCACCTGCGAGGAAGATGCCCCCGAGAAGTCGGCAGACCCCACAGAGCCGGAGAAGGAGGATGATCTCCCTCCCGCAGAAGTCAAGAG CTCCGGGAAGCCaaaaggaaagaagggaggaggaaaagacaaacCGAAGAATGTCAAGTCAAACACCGGAGGACAGGTTCCTGAG AAGGAAGTGAACCTCTGCTGCGTGACCTGCAACCACGAGTTCCCCACAAGAAACAAGTTGTTCGACCATCTGAAGGCCAGCGGCCACGCCTCCGCTCTCTCCTCAAACGCTGCTCACGGCTCCGTGAGCAAGagcaaaaaagacaagaagaagaacagataA
- the dnajc21 gene encoding dnaJ homolog subfamily C member 21 isoform X3, whose amino-acid sequence MKCHYEILGVKRDAGDDDLKKAYRKLALKWHPDKNLDNAEEAAEQFKLIQAAYDVLSDPQERAWYDNHREALLKGGLSGDYEDDSIDLLQYFTVTCYSGYGDDEKGFYTVYRNLFESIVKEEMEHGTVDDEEEEEEFPPFGDSQSDYDTVVHVFYGFWQSFCTRKNFAWKEEYDTRQASNRWEKRAMEKENKKTREKARKERNELVRQLVAFVRKRDRRVQAHRKLVEEQNAEKIKKMEELRRKQKLSQAKLAEEYKEQSWAAMSELEKELQQIEAQYGEEFGDASESEEEENSEEGGDAEQPDGDELTIDYYDDLYCPACDKSFKSDKAMKNHEKSKKHREMVALLRQQLEEEENSLGLNQEGREEENEQEEKEEEEEEEEEDKPRQKLSKKQKRKKKQQKVAHQSPPEEEEEEEKPALTTCEEDAPEKSADPTEPEKEDDLPPAEVKSSGKPKGKKGGGKDKPKNVKSNTGGQVPEEVNLCCVTCNHEFPTRNKLFDHLKASGHASALSSNAAHGSVSKSKKDKKKNR is encoded by the exons ATGAAGTGTCACTACGAAATCTTGGGTGTGAAAAGAGACGCAGGAGACGACGATTTGAAGAAAGCTTATCGTAAATTAGCACTGAAATGGCATCCAG ATAAAAACTTGGACAATGCCGAGGAGGCGGCGGAGCAGTTCAAGCTGATTCAGGCAGCTTATGATGTCTTGAGTGATCCACAGGAGAGAGCTTG GTATGACAATCACAGGGAGGCTCTGCTGAAAGGAGGACTGAGTGGAGACTATGAAGACGACAGCATTGACCTGCTGCAGTATTTCACCGTCACCTGCTACTCTGGCTACGGAGATGACGAGAag GGCTTTTACACAGTCTACAGAAATCTCTTTGAGTCCATTGTTAAGGAGGAGATGGAGCACGGCACGGTggacgatgaagaggaggaggaggagtttccTCCCTTTGGAGACTCTCAGAGTGACTATGATACC GTGGTGCACGTGTTTTACGGCTTCTGGCAGAGCTTCTGCACTCGTAAAAACTTTGCCTGGAAGGAGGAGTACGATACAAGGCAGGCCTCCAACCGCTGGGAGAAAAGGGCCATGGAGAAGGAGAACAAgaagaccagagagaaggcTCGGAAGGAGCGCAACGAGCTCGTGCGACAGCTCGTGGCTTTTGTCCGCAAGCGTGACCGCCGTGTGCAGGCCCACAGgaagctggtggaggagcagaATGCTGAGAAGATCAAGAaaatggaggagctgaggcGGAAGCAGAAACTCAGCCAGGCCAA ACTGGCAGAGGAGTACAAGGAGCAGAGCTGGGCGGCCATGTCTGAGCTtgagaaggagctgcagcagatagAGGCTCAGTACGGAGAGGAGTTCGGAGATGCatcagagagtgaggaagaagagaacagTGAAGAGGGAGGAG ATGCGGAGCAGCCCGATGGAGACGAGCTGACAATCGACTATTATGATGATCTGTACTGCCCAGCCTGTGACAAGTCCTTCAAATCAGATAAAGC TATGAAAAACCATGAAAAATCCAAAAAGCACCGGGAGATGGTGGCGTTGCTGCGGCAACagctggaagaagaagagaattCACTTGGTTTGAAccaggagggaagagaggaggaaaatgagcaggaggagaaggaggaggaggaggaagaggaggaggaagacaagcCAAGGCAAAA GCTGTCCaaaaagcagaagaggaaaaagaaacagcagaaagtagCACAT CAGAGTcctccagaggaggaggaggaggaggagaaaccgGCGCTGACCACCTGCGAGGAAGATGCCCCCGAGAAGTCGGCAGACCCCACAGAGCCGGAGAAGGAGGATGATCTCCCTCCCGCAGAAGTCAAGAG CTCCGGGAAGCCaaaaggaaagaagggaggaggaaaagacaaacCGAAGAATGTCAAGTCAAACACCGGAGGACAGGTTCCTGAG GAAGTGAACCTCTGCTGCGTGACCTGCAACCACGAGTTCCCCACAAGAAACAAGTTGTTCGACCATCTGAAGGCCAGCGGCCACGCCTCCGCTCTCTCCTCAAACGCTGCTCACGGCTCCGTGAGCAAGagcaaaaaagacaagaagaagaacagataA
- the dnajc21 gene encoding dnaJ homolog subfamily C member 21 isoform X4: MKCHYEILGVKRDAGDDDLKKAYRKLALKWHPDKNLDNAEEAAEQFKLIQAAYDVLSDPQERAWYDNHREALLKGGLSGDYEDDSIDLLQYFTVTCYSGYGDDEKGFYTVYRNLFESIVKEEMEHGTVDDEEEEEEFPPFGDSQSDYDTVVHVFYGFWQSFCTRKNFAWKEEYDTRQASNRWEKRAMEKENKKTREKARKERNELVRQLVAFVRKRDRRVQAHRKLVEEQNAEKIKKMEELRRKQKLSQAKLAEEYKEQSWAAMSELEKELQQIEAQYGEEFGDASESEEEENSEEGGDAEQPDGDELTIDYYDDLYCPACDKSFKSDKAMKNHEKSKKHREMVALLRQQLEEEENSLGLNQEGREEENEQEEKEEEEEEEEEDKPRQKLSKKQKRKKKQQKVAHVKEEEEEEKPALTTCEEDAPEKSADPTEPEKEDDLPPAEVKSSGKPKGKKGGGKDKPKNVKSNTGGQVPEKEVNLCCVTCNHEFPTRNKLFDHLKASGHASALSSNAAHGSVSKSKKDKKKNR, from the exons ATGAAGTGTCACTACGAAATCTTGGGTGTGAAAAGAGACGCAGGAGACGACGATTTGAAGAAAGCTTATCGTAAATTAGCACTGAAATGGCATCCAG ATAAAAACTTGGACAATGCCGAGGAGGCGGCGGAGCAGTTCAAGCTGATTCAGGCAGCTTATGATGTCTTGAGTGATCCACAGGAGAGAGCTTG GTATGACAATCACAGGGAGGCTCTGCTGAAAGGAGGACTGAGTGGAGACTATGAAGACGACAGCATTGACCTGCTGCAGTATTTCACCGTCACCTGCTACTCTGGCTACGGAGATGACGAGAag GGCTTTTACACAGTCTACAGAAATCTCTTTGAGTCCATTGTTAAGGAGGAGATGGAGCACGGCACGGTggacgatgaagaggaggaggaggagtttccTCCCTTTGGAGACTCTCAGAGTGACTATGATACC GTGGTGCACGTGTTTTACGGCTTCTGGCAGAGCTTCTGCACTCGTAAAAACTTTGCCTGGAAGGAGGAGTACGATACAAGGCAGGCCTCCAACCGCTGGGAGAAAAGGGCCATGGAGAAGGAGAACAAgaagaccagagagaaggcTCGGAAGGAGCGCAACGAGCTCGTGCGACAGCTCGTGGCTTTTGTCCGCAAGCGTGACCGCCGTGTGCAGGCCCACAGgaagctggtggaggagcagaATGCTGAGAAGATCAAGAaaatggaggagctgaggcGGAAGCAGAAACTCAGCCAGGCCAA ACTGGCAGAGGAGTACAAGGAGCAGAGCTGGGCGGCCATGTCTGAGCTtgagaaggagctgcagcagatagAGGCTCAGTACGGAGAGGAGTTCGGAGATGCatcagagagtgaggaagaagagaacagTGAAGAGGGAGGAG ATGCGGAGCAGCCCGATGGAGACGAGCTGACAATCGACTATTATGATGATCTGTACTGCCCAGCCTGTGACAAGTCCTTCAAATCAGATAAAGC TATGAAAAACCATGAAAAATCCAAAAAGCACCGGGAGATGGTGGCGTTGCTGCGGCAACagctggaagaagaagagaattCACTTGGTTTGAAccaggagggaagagaggaggaaaatgagcaggaggagaaggaggaggaggaggaagaggaggaggaagacaagcCAAGGCAAAA GCTGTCCaaaaagcagaagaggaaaaagaaacagcagaaagtagCACATGTGA aggaggaggaggaggaggagaaaccgGCGCTGACCACCTGCGAGGAAGATGCCCCCGAGAAGTCGGCAGACCCCACAGAGCCGGAGAAGGAGGATGATCTCCCTCCCGCAGAAGTCAAGAG CTCCGGGAAGCCaaaaggaaagaagggaggaggaaaagacaaacCGAAGAATGTCAAGTCAAACACCGGAGGACAGGTTCCTGAG AAGGAAGTGAACCTCTGCTGCGTGACCTGCAACCACGAGTTCCCCACAAGAAACAAGTTGTTCGACCATCTGAAGGCCAGCGGCCACGCCTCCGCTCTCTCCTCAAACGCTGCTCACGGCTCCGTGAGCAAGagcaaaaaagacaagaagaagaacagataA
- the dnajc21 gene encoding dnaJ homolog subfamily C member 21 isoform X2, which translates to MKCHYEILGVKRDAGDDDLKKAYRKLALKWHPDKNLDNAEEAAEQFKLIQAAYDVLSDPQERAWYDNHREALLKGGLSGDYEDDSIDLLQYFTVTCYSGYGDDEKGFYTVYRNLFESIVKEEMEHGTVDDEEEEEEFPPFGDSQSDYDTVVHVFYGFWQSFCTRKNFAWKEEYDTRQASNRWEKRAMEKENKKTREKARKERNELVRQLVAFVRKRDRRVQAHRKLVEEQNAEKIKKMEELRRKQKLSQAKLAEEYKEQSWAAMSELEKELQQIEAQYGEEFGDASESEEEENSEEGGDAEQPDGDELTIDYYDDLYCPACDKSFKSDKAMKNHEKSKKHREMVALLRQQLEEEENSLGLNQEGREEENEQEEKEEEEEEEEEDKPRQKLSKKQKRKKKQQKVAHSPPEEEEEEEKPALTTCEEDAPEKSADPTEPEKEDDLPPAEVKSSGKPKGKKGGGKDKPKNVKSNTGGQVPEKEVNLCCVTCNHEFPTRNKLFDHLKASGHASALSSNAAHGSVSKSKKDKKKNR; encoded by the exons ATGAAGTGTCACTACGAAATCTTGGGTGTGAAAAGAGACGCAGGAGACGACGATTTGAAGAAAGCTTATCGTAAATTAGCACTGAAATGGCATCCAG ATAAAAACTTGGACAATGCCGAGGAGGCGGCGGAGCAGTTCAAGCTGATTCAGGCAGCTTATGATGTCTTGAGTGATCCACAGGAGAGAGCTTG GTATGACAATCACAGGGAGGCTCTGCTGAAAGGAGGACTGAGTGGAGACTATGAAGACGACAGCATTGACCTGCTGCAGTATTTCACCGTCACCTGCTACTCTGGCTACGGAGATGACGAGAag GGCTTTTACACAGTCTACAGAAATCTCTTTGAGTCCATTGTTAAGGAGGAGATGGAGCACGGCACGGTggacgatgaagaggaggaggaggagtttccTCCCTTTGGAGACTCTCAGAGTGACTATGATACC GTGGTGCACGTGTTTTACGGCTTCTGGCAGAGCTTCTGCACTCGTAAAAACTTTGCCTGGAAGGAGGAGTACGATACAAGGCAGGCCTCCAACCGCTGGGAGAAAAGGGCCATGGAGAAGGAGAACAAgaagaccagagagaaggcTCGGAAGGAGCGCAACGAGCTCGTGCGACAGCTCGTGGCTTTTGTCCGCAAGCGTGACCGCCGTGTGCAGGCCCACAGgaagctggtggaggagcagaATGCTGAGAAGATCAAGAaaatggaggagctgaggcGGAAGCAGAAACTCAGCCAGGCCAA ACTGGCAGAGGAGTACAAGGAGCAGAGCTGGGCGGCCATGTCTGAGCTtgagaaggagctgcagcagatagAGGCTCAGTACGGAGAGGAGTTCGGAGATGCatcagagagtgaggaagaagagaacagTGAAGAGGGAGGAG ATGCGGAGCAGCCCGATGGAGACGAGCTGACAATCGACTATTATGATGATCTGTACTGCCCAGCCTGTGACAAGTCCTTCAAATCAGATAAAGC TATGAAAAACCATGAAAAATCCAAAAAGCACCGGGAGATGGTGGCGTTGCTGCGGCAACagctggaagaagaagagaattCACTTGGTTTGAAccaggagggaagagaggaggaaaatgagcaggaggagaaggaggaggaggaggaagaggaggaggaagacaagcCAAGGCAAAA GCTGTCCaaaaagcagaagaggaaaaagaaacagcagaaagtagCACAT AGTcctccagaggaggaggaggaggaggagaaaccgGCGCTGACCACCTGCGAGGAAGATGCCCCCGAGAAGTCGGCAGACCCCACAGAGCCGGAGAAGGAGGATGATCTCCCTCCCGCAGAAGTCAAGAG CTCCGGGAAGCCaaaaggaaagaagggaggaggaaaagacaaacCGAAGAATGTCAAGTCAAACACCGGAGGACAGGTTCCTGAG AAGGAAGTGAACCTCTGCTGCGTGACCTGCAACCACGAGTTCCCCACAAGAAACAAGTTGTTCGACCATCTGAAGGCCAGCGGCCACGCCTCCGCTCTCTCCTCAAACGCTGCTCACGGCTCCGTGAGCAAGagcaaaaaagacaagaagaagaacagataA